A single Tenacibaculum sp. 190524A02b DNA region contains:
- the topA gene encoding type I DNA topoisomerase, translated as MAKNLVIVESPAKAKTIEKFLGKDFQVESSFGHIADLPSKELGVNVEGDFKPKYIVSTDKKAVVKKLKDLAKKAETVWLASDEDREGEAIAWHLAEQLKLKEKDTKRIVFNSITKNAILKAIENPRTINYNLVDAQQARRVLDRIVGYELSPVLWRKVKAGLSAGRVQSVAVRLIVEREREIEAFEAKASYRVDAEFSNQEGKSFKAKLAKNFATKKEAEDFLNSCIDATFKVEDLQKKPAKKSPAAPFTTSTLQQEASRKLGFPVSKTMMVAQRLYEAGLITYMRTDSVNLSSEAMNAAQDEITKSYGKEYSKPRSFSTKSKGAQEAHEAIRPTDMTRHEVSVDYDQDRLYSLIWKRTLASQMSDANLERTSVKINNNKNDKQFAANGEVITFEGFLKVYLEGTDNEEEEQAGMLPKMQVNETLLNKFISATERYTRPPARFTEASLVKRLEELGIGRPSTYAPTISTVQRRGYVEKGTAEGVERKYTQLMLAGSSVKENKLTEKVGADKGKLMPTDIGNIVNDFLVENFKKVLDYGFTAKVENDFDDIAEGKENWTSIIKDFYKDFHPNVKDVAENAERASGQRLLGVDPESGKNVYVRLGRFGAMVQIGEATDEEKPKFASLQGDQTLSSITYEEAMDLFKLPKTLGEYEEKEVVVANGRFGPYIKFDSKYVSLDKGENPMSVDMERAIELIEAKRKADAPIGEYEGMPIQKGVGRFGPFIKWNSIFINVNKKYDFDNLSQNDLEELIEDKKRKEREKLIHNFEEVGIRVEKARWGRFNVIKGKIKVELPKTTEIEKLTQEEAVKMIEAKTPKKKTVKKKK; from the coding sequence ATGGCAAAGAATTTAGTAATCGTTGAGTCCCCAGCAAAGGCAAAAACCATTGAAAAGTTTTTAGGAAAAGACTTTCAAGTTGAATCTAGTTTTGGACATATAGCAGATTTACCTTCCAAAGAATTAGGGGTAAATGTAGAAGGTGATTTTAAACCTAAGTATATAGTTTCTACAGATAAGAAAGCTGTAGTTAAGAAACTAAAGGATTTAGCAAAAAAAGCAGAAACTGTTTGGTTAGCTTCCGATGAGGATCGAGAAGGAGAAGCTATTGCTTGGCATTTGGCAGAGCAATTGAAATTGAAAGAGAAAGACACTAAACGTATTGTTTTTAACTCAATTACTAAAAATGCCATATTAAAGGCAATTGAAAATCCACGTACCATTAATTATAATCTTGTGGACGCTCAACAGGCAAGACGTGTTCTTGATAGAATAGTAGGATACGAACTCTCTCCAGTGTTATGGAGAAAGGTGAAAGCAGGTTTGTCAGCAGGTAGAGTTCAGTCTGTAGCAGTTAGGCTAATTGTAGAAAGAGAAAGAGAGATTGAAGCTTTTGAAGCGAAAGCTTCGTATCGTGTTGATGCTGAGTTTTCAAACCAAGAAGGTAAAAGTTTTAAAGCTAAATTGGCTAAAAATTTTGCAACTAAAAAAGAAGCAGAAGACTTTTTGAATTCTTGTATTGACGCTACGTTTAAAGTAGAGGATTTACAGAAAAAGCCAGCTAAAAAATCTCCAGCAGCTCCGTTTACAACTTCTACGTTACAACAAGAAGCATCAAGAAAGTTAGGGTTTCCTGTTTCAAAAACAATGATGGTAGCGCAAAGGTTATATGAAGCAGGTTTAATAACTTATATGAGAACGGATAGTGTAAATTTATCTTCTGAAGCAATGAATGCAGCACAAGATGAAATTACAAAGAGTTATGGTAAAGAGTATAGTAAGCCAAGAAGTTTTTCAACAAAATCCAAAGGAGCTCAAGAAGCGCACGAGGCTATTCGTCCTACAGATATGACACGCCATGAAGTTTCTGTGGATTATGACCAAGATAGATTATATAGTTTAATTTGGAAAAGAACTTTGGCTTCACAAATGAGTGATGCTAATTTAGAAAGAACAAGTGTTAAAATAAATAACAATAAAAACGATAAACAGTTTGCTGCTAATGGTGAGGTGATTACGTTTGAAGGTTTCTTAAAAGTTTACTTAGAAGGAACAGATAATGAAGAAGAAGAGCAAGCAGGAATGTTACCTAAAATGCAGGTTAATGAAACCTTATTAAACAAGTTTATATCGGCAACAGAAAGGTATACTAGACCACCAGCAAGATTTACTGAAGCATCGTTGGTGAAAAGATTAGAAGAATTAGGTATTGGACGTCCGTCTACTTATGCTCCAACAATTTCAACAGTTCAAAGAAGAGGTTATGTAGAAAAAGGTACTGCGGAAGGAGTGGAAAGAAAATATACGCAGTTAATGTTAGCAGGAAGTTCGGTTAAAGAAAATAAACTAACTGAAAAAGTAGGGGCAGATAAAGGAAAGTTAATGCCGACTGATATTGGTAATATAGTTAATGACTTTTTAGTAGAGAACTTTAAAAAAGTATTAGACTATGGCTTTACTGCAAAAGTAGAAAATGATTTTGATGATATTGCTGAAGGAAAAGAAAACTGGACTTCAATTATTAAAGATTTTTACAAAGATTTCCACCCAAATGTGAAAGATGTTGCAGAAAATGCAGAAAGAGCAAGCGGACAACGTTTATTAGGTGTGGATCCTGAAAGCGGAAAGAATGTATATGTACGTTTAGGCCGTTTTGGAGCAATGGTTCAAATAGGTGAGGCAACTGATGAAGAGAAACCTAAATTTGCAAGCCTTCAGGGAGATCAAACGTTAAGTTCTATTACTTACGAGGAAGCAATGGACTTATTTAAGTTGCCTAAAACATTAGGTGAATATGAAGAAAAAGAAGTAGTAGTGGCTAATGGACGTTTTGGGCCTTATATAAAATTTGACAGTAAGTACGTATCTCTTGATAAAGGAGAAAACCCAATGTCTGTAGATATGGAAAGAGCTATTGAGTTGATTGAAGCAAAAAGAAAAGCAGATGCTCCTATTGGTGAATATGAAGGGATGCCAATACAAAAAGGTGTAGGTAGGTTCGGACCCTTTATAAAATGGAACAGTATTTTTATTAATGTCAATAAAAAATATGATTTTGATAACTTGTCGCAAAATGATTTAGAAGAGTTAATAGAAGATAAGAAACGAAAGGAACGCGAAAAGTT